In Kazachstania africana CBS 2517 chromosome 4, complete genome, the following are encoded in one genomic region:
- the KAFR0D02200 gene encoding uncharacterized protein (similar to Saccharomyces cerevisiae YIL152W; ancestral locus Anc_5.707), giving the protein MTALLQSRYDVNKNCVEHTRRNLEFIKSSMNSTHCLKNSKETQGRTQVITILNNSEVKKMTFARHWNERPHLNLLDECNKPVSLAISLQKSLWDLNALVTVSKNNKKYDLLIKVASARRLSSTEMLIIPSTDEAMRYILHKPLTFRTNSVDNFTGAHLALNSKISFRLDDTLIWCLNWKLLQ; this is encoded by the coding sequence ATGACAGCACTACTACAATCTAGATATGATGTTAATAAAAATTGTGTTGAGCATACACGTCGAAATCttgaattcatcaaatCGTCAATGAATTCGACTCATTGTttaaagaattcaaaagaaactCAGGGAAGAACTCAAGTTATAACTATCTTGAATAATTCCGAAGttaaaaaaatgacattCGCTAGGCACTGGAATGAAAGACCGCATCTGAACCTGTTAGACGAATGTAATAAACCCGTTTCTCTAGCTATCAGTCTACAGAAATCATTGTGGGATTTAAACGCTCTGGTTACAGTGAGtaaaaacaataaaaaatatgatttaCTTATAAAAGTTGCCTCTGCCAGACGTCTTTCTTCAACTGAGATGCTTATAATACCTTCAACTGATGAAGCTATGCGATATATATTGCATAAGCCACTCACTTTTCGGACTAACAGCGTAGACAATTTCACTGGAGCCCATTTGGCGctgaattcaaagatttcatTCAGATTGGATGATACTTTAATTTGGTGCTTAAATTGGAAACTtttacaataa
- the RRD1 gene encoding peptidylprolyl isomerase RRD1 (similar to Saccharomyces cerevisiae RRD1 (YIL153W); ancestral locus Anc_5.709), with amino-acid sequence MNLPNDQPVVDPFASKFSIPAKRIFDSQTTQYFQHSVANYRLKYFTNKYINLVRGVPLPVSRNITMTITRYILDLLDKCSQFIDETPPLIEPRRFGNLSCRTWHDKINSYLPGELKTIIDNFSTIENENMFNELNYYLLNSFGSKTRLDYGTGHELSFLAFISCIDMIRMLQDMTADDFLLIWQSYYNLTRKLILTYTLEPAGSHGVWGLDDHFHLAYIFGSSQLISDISHLAPKDILKKDVVAEHKENNLYCQAINFIFTVKKGPFNEHSPILYDISKNVKSWSKVLKGLLKMYNDEVLNKFPVVQHFWFGDGFFPWKDNNSGKDLPVFEHSEGESPNPAIMTMMPSSTETMASFNLARSSKSPIMNPNYKMSMHRPPSLSKNSREMKPPSTNVINSYLSRPHSQSSNQNRNTSGSDTNNILHRT; translated from the coding sequence ATGAACTTGCCCAATGATCAACCAGTAGTGGACCCGTTTGCCAGCAAATTTTCTATACCAGCAAAGAGAATTTTTGACAGTCAAACAACACAATATTTCCAACACTCTGTTGCAAATTATAGATTGAAGTATTTTACTAATAAGTATATCAATTTGGTCAGAGGGGTACCGTTACCAGTTTCTAGAAACATTACCATGACAATCACTAGATACATACTAGATCTGCTGGATAAATGTTCACAATTCATTGACGAAACTCCTCCCCTCATAGAACCAAGAAGATTTGGTAATTTATCCTGTAGGACATGGCATGATAAGATCAATTCATACTTACCGGGTGAACTCAAAACTATTATTGATAACTTTTCTACCATTGAAAACGAAAATATGTTTAACGAATTAAACTATTATCTATTGAACTCTTTCGGTTCCAAGACTAGATTGGATTATGGAACAGGCCATgaactttcatttttagcATTCATTAGCTGCATAGATATGATACGAATGCTACAAGATATGACTGCCGATGATTTTCTACTCATCTGGCAATCGTACTATAATTTGACCAGGAAACTTATTTTAACCTATACATTGGAGCCTGCTGGTTCACACGGAGTTTGGGGCTTAGATGATCATTTCCATCTCGCTTATATCTTTGGAAGTTCACAGCTCATCTCAGACATAAGTCACCTTGCACCAAAAGATATACTGAAAAAAGATGTTGTAGCAGAACATAAGGAAAATAATCTATATTGTCAAGCAATCAACTTTATCTTCACTGTCAAGAAGGGTCCATTCAATGAACATTCACCGATACTATACGATATCTCCAAAAATGTCAAATCCTGGAGTAAAGTATTGAAAGGCTTACTTAAGATGTACAACGATGAagtattgaataaattcCCAGTAGTACAGCATTTTTGGTTTGGCGACGGATTTTTCCCATGGAAGGATAACAATTCTGGCAAAGACTTGCCAGTTTTCGAACATAGTGAAGGCGAGTCACCTAATCCAGCAATCATGACAATGATGCCTTCAAGTACCGAAACTATGGCCAGTTTCAATCTAGCACGATCATCGAAATCTCCTATCATGAATCCTAATTACAAGATGTCAATGCACAGACCACCATCACTGTCCAAGAATTCGAGAGAGATGAAACCACCCAGCACTAATGTCATCAACTCTTACCTATCAAGGCCGCACTCACAATCTTCTAACCAAAACAGGAACACAAGTGGTTCAGACACTAACAATATTCTTCATAGGACATAA
- the MCM10 gene encoding Mcm10p (similar to Saccharomyces cerevisiae MCM10 (YIL150C); ancestral locus Anc_5.703): MSDPREIAPNDLYQNITPDKEDARRIELELEKIENVKRDLLERLHRKKIEIERRDPNFTGVQVPASPVKKHELQLVEQKDQKLKNINRFEESNENPNELCLQQRFQKQTARLNDSNASTEYFMEKFRDAKRKEKVHIEKHESMMKSRVHTFNGIEPKNEYQHVIVDELEQYSNLWINKRYTPVSNLKSMLHEVKILRLNKLFAKVRPPKFEEPQYSNWVVVGIVSDKSDIKFTASNKPQKYLKFTLTDFKHKVDTYIFGKEGVERYYNLRIGDIIAVLNPEILPWRPSGKQNYIKSFNLRISHPYKCILEIGKSRDLARCPIVVRSTSKECGVPINKKVDRCCEYHREMEIRKGPSKRLDLSGQYALGAPTKLESQPALYRGHTAQNVKIQNFKLTPSYSQNNPHLIDKYGEKSKFFSNRNAAKAFFDDEFQNPDMISNLDNKRRKIMEQRKSNVLNRELDRLLRKDQDLEGKTREEVEKMKQTTQRTLQSGLFQKVGFDPTGGKISRILKNKERSKDGEPKFLSQKDRTVDDLMAFKKEYIILAPSKVDLLNKKNKREKVWQENFGQNKSNDNSESDSDLEIV, encoded by the coding sequence ATGAGTGATCCTCGAGAAATTGCGCCGAATGATCTGTACCAAAATATCACACCAGACAAGGAGGATGCTCGGAGAATTGAGTTGGAATTAGagaaaatagaaaatgttAAAAGAGATTTACTTGAACGTCTGCacaggaaaaaaattgaaatagaAAGAAGAGACCCTAACTTCACAGGTGTGCAGGTTCCTGCCTCTCCAGTTAAAAAACATGAACTCCAACTTGTTGAACAGAAGGATCAAAAGTTGAAGAATATTAACCGTTTCGAAGAAAGCAATGAAAATCCTAATGAACTTTGTCTACAACAAAGATTCCAAAAACAAACAGCCAGGCTAAATGATTCGAATGCTTCTACAGAATATTTTATGGAGAAGTTTCGTGATGCcaaaagaaaggaaaaggTTCATATTGAAAAGCATGAAAGTATGATGAAATCAAGGGTACATACTTTTAATGGAATTGAACCCAAGAACGAGTACCAGCATGTAATAGTGGATGAATTAGAGCAGTATTCAAATCTTTGGATAAATAAGCGGTACACACCGGTTTCTAACCTGAAATCAATGTTACATGAagttaaaattttgagacTGAATAAGCTTTTTGCGAAAGTACGTCCTCCAAAATTCGAGGAACCTCAATATTCCAACTGGGTAGTTGTTGGTATAGTATCTGACAAAAGTGATATTAAATTTACAGCTAGTAACAAACCTCAGaaatatctgaaatttACATTGACGGACTTTAAACATAAGGTTGACACATACATATTTGGAAAGGAAGGTGTTGAAAGATACTACAATCTCAGGATTGGTGATATCATCGCCGTCTTAAATCCAGAGATCCTTCCCTGGAGGCCATCAGGGAAGCAGAACTATATTAAATCATTCAATCTTCGTATTTCTCATCCTTATAAATGCATATTAGAAATTGGCAAAAGCCGGGACCTTGCCAGGTGCCCAATAGTGGTAAGGTCGACAAGTAAGGAATGTGGTGTACCAATAAACAAGAAAGTGGATAGATGCTGTGAATATCACAGAGAAATGGAAATTAGAAAAGGCCCATCAAAGAGGTTAGATCTAAGTGGGCAATATGCACTTGGTGCTCCCACTAAATTAGAATCACAGCCAGCCCTATATAGGGGACACACAGCTCAGAATGTGAAAATACAGAATTTCAAACTAACACCAAGTTACTCTCAAAATAATCCTCATTTGATTGATAAATATGGAGAAAAATCTAAATTCTTTAGTAATAGGAATGCTGCGAAAGCATTctttgatgatgaatttcaaaatccaGATATGATTAGTAACCTAGATAATAAGAGAAGGAAAATAATGGAACAACGGAAGTCTAATGTATTAAATCGTGAGCTTGATCGACTATTGAGGAAGGATCAAGATCTTGAGGGCAAGACGAGAGAGGAAGTTGAAAAGATGAAACAAACTACGCAACGTACCCTACAGAGTGGTTTATTTCAGAAGGTAGGCTTTGATCCCACTGGTGGTAAAATTAGCaggattttgaaaaacaagGAAAGATCAAAGGACGGTGAACCGAAGTTTCTGAGCCAAAAAGATCGTACTGTTGACGATTTGATGGCATTCAAGAaggaatatattattttggcACCATCAAAGGTTGACttattaaacaaaaaaaacaaaagagaGAAGGTGTGGCAGGAAAATTTTGGCCAGAACAAGTCGAATGATAATAGTGAGAGTGATAGCGATCTTGAAATTGTATAG
- the IMP21 gene encoding Imp21p (similar to Saccharomyces cerevisiae IMP2' (YIL154C); ancestral locus Anc_5.710) — MVDNPNNKSILLTTPDGTQAPLHAVESRTTKDSSPSPKDESILHKNATEVQFNIDRGRSRLKKQRSNASTSQSFSRSRSRSKSFSRNSSKVREEEFLKWTVLRQDPSMRLFNANEKLKKKEGTYDSDEIYSSESVEDEDKGDDEDEDEDEESEDFEEEESDEEQVSDIDNEVEIDEKLDFDLGMKVLPNFCVSINEVLESRKPWVQQYEKEIESVLPDETTKLDEIEDGYIRAIDLVTKGEGSSKNGDGQSYILFMDLSSESIYALTYVMGCVINNGDTLYIVNWESTLKHIDETIIYNNLKRVKKMTLHLFDCISGVIDNLDVIIVSLTHPYPKHLLSEMIYGLKPMALCCSLSIMLSTLQNFVCSVPTLVVRRKLKRSKRRGLTD; from the coding sequence ATGGTGGATAATCCTAATAATAAGAGTATATTGCTGACAACACCGGACGGTACGCAGGCACCGTTACATGCTGTTGAAAGTAGAACGACGAAGGACTCGTCACCATCACCAAAGGACGAATCGATATTACATAAAAATGCCACAGAAGTGCAGTTTAATATAGACAGAGGTAGATCTAGATTGAAGAAACAGCGTAGCAATGCTAGTACTAGTCAGAGCTTTTCAAGATCGAGGTCTAgatcaaaatcattttctagGAACTCAAGCAAAGTTAGAGAGGAAGAATTCTTAAAATGGACAGTATTGAGGCAGGACCCATCAATGAGGTTGTTCAATGCGAATGAGAAACTCAAGAAGAAGGAAGGTACGTATGATAGTGATGAGATTTATTCTTCTGAATCGgtagaagatgaagacaAGggagatgatgaagatgaagatgaagatgaagagtctgaggattttgaagaggaagaatcGGATGAAGAGCAAGTtagtgatattgataatgaagttgAGATTGATGAGAaacttgattttgatttagGAATGAAAGttttaccaaatttctGTGTAAGTATCAATGAAGTGTTAGAATCAAGAAAGCCATGGGTTCAACAGTATGAAAAGGAGATTGAGAGTGTGTTACCTGATGAAACGACCAAAttggatgaaattgaagatggATATATTCGCGCTATTGATCTTGTCACAAAAGGTGAAGGATCCAGTAAGAATGGGGATGGACAATCGTACATATTATTCATGGATCTATCGAGCGAATCGATCTATGCATTGACATACGTTATGGGTTGTGTTATAAATAATGGAGACACTTTGTATATCGTCAATTGGGAATCCACTTTGAAACATATTGACGAAACGAtcatttataataatttgaaaagagtgaagaaaatgacattgcatttatttgattgtaTAAGTGGTGTCATTGATAATTTGGACGTCATCATAGTGTCGTTGACACATCCGTATCCCAAGCATCTATTAAGCGAAATGATTTATGGATTAAAACCCATGGCATTATGTTGTTCTCTATCAATTATGTTATCAACTTTACAAAACTTTGTATGTTCCGTGCCAACGTTAGTCGTTCGAAGAAAActgaaaagatcaaaacGTAGAGGACTGACAGACTGA